The following proteins are encoded in a genomic region of Heliangelus exortis chromosome 7, bHelExo1.hap1, whole genome shotgun sequence:
- the MARCHF5 gene encoding E3 ubiquitin-protein ligase MARCHF5 isoform X3 → MLSCWVCFATDEDDRTAEWVRPCRCRGSTKWVHQTCLQRWVDEKQRGNSTARVACPQCNAEYLIVFPKLGPVVYVLDLADRLISKACPFAAAGIMVGSIYWTAVTYGAVTVMQVVGHKEGLDVMERADPLFLLIGLPTIPVMLILGKMIRWEDYVLRLWRKYSNKLQILNSIFPGIGCPVPRIPAEANPLADHVSATRILCGALVFPTIATIVGKLMFSSVNSNLQRTILGGIAFVAIKGAFKVYFKQQQYLRQAHRKILNYPEQEGA, encoded by the exons ATGCT aagctgctgggtttgttttgctaCTGATGAGGATGATCGGACAGCAGAGTGGGTGAGACCTTGCAGGTGCAGGGGCTCTACGAAATGGGTTCATCAGACTTGTCTACAGCGCTGGGTggatgaaaagcaaagaggaaacaGTACTGCTAGAGTTGCTTGTCCTCAGTGCAATGCAGAATATTTAATAGTATTTCCAAAGCTAG GTCCAGTTGTTTACGTTTTGGATCTTGCAGATCGACTGATCTCAAAGGCATGTCCGTTTGCTGCAGCTGGAATAATGGTGGGCTCTATATACTGGACAGCTGTTACATATGGAGCTGTGACAGTGATGCAG GTTGTGGGTCACAAAGAAGGTCTTGATGTCATGGAGAGAGCTGatcctttgtttcttttgattGGACTTCCCACTATCCCAGTCATGCTAATATTGGGCAAAATGATTCGTTGGGAGGACTATGTGCTCAGACTGTGGCGCAAATACTCTAATAAGCTACAAATTTTGAACAGCATATTTCCAG GCATTGGATGTCCTGTTCCTCGTATTCCAGCAGAGGCCAATCCTTTGGCAGATCATGTCTCTGCTACACGTATTCTATGTGGAGCTCTAGTTTTCCCTACTATTGCCACAATAGTTGGCAAGCTGATGTTCAGCAGTGTTAACTCAAATTTACAAAGGACAATCTTG GGTGGAATTGCTTTTGTTGCTATAAAAGGAGCTTTTAAGGTCTACTTCAAACAGCAGCAATATTTGCGCCAAGCTCACcgtaaaattttaaattatcctGAGCAAGAAGGAGCATAA
- the MARCHF5 gene encoding E3 ubiquitin-protein ligase MARCHF5 isoform X2, with the protein MSEQTGLAVPQTMDRSCWVCFATDEDDRTAEWVRPCRCRGSTKWVHQTCLQRWVDEKQRGNSTARVACPQCNAEYLIVFPKLDRLISKACPFAAAGIMVGSIYWTAVTYGAVTVMQVVGHKEGLDVMERADPLFLLIGLPTIPVMLILGKMIRWEDYVLRLWRKYSNKLQILNSIFPGIGCPVPRIPAEANPLADHVSATRILCGALVFPTIATIVGKLMFSSVNSNLQRTILGGIAFVAIKGAFKVYFKQQQYLRQAHRKILNYPEQEGA; encoded by the exons aagctgctgggtttgttttgctaCTGATGAGGATGATCGGACAGCAGAGTGGGTGAGACCTTGCAGGTGCAGGGGCTCTACGAAATGGGTTCATCAGACTTGTCTACAGCGCTGGGTggatgaaaagcaaagaggaaacaGTACTGCTAGAGTTGCTTGTCCTCAGTGCAATGCAGAATATTTAATAGTATTTCCAAAGCTAG ATCGACTGATCTCAAAGGCATGTCCGTTTGCTGCAGCTGGAATAATGGTGGGCTCTATATACTGGACAGCTGTTACATATGGAGCTGTGACAGTGATGCAG GTTGTGGGTCACAAAGAAGGTCTTGATGTCATGGAGAGAGCTGatcctttgtttcttttgattGGACTTCCCACTATCCCAGTCATGCTAATATTGGGCAAAATGATTCGTTGGGAGGACTATGTGCTCAGACTGTGGCGCAAATACTCTAATAAGCTACAAATTTTGAACAGCATATTTCCAG GCATTGGATGTCCTGTTCCTCGTATTCCAGCAGAGGCCAATCCTTTGGCAGATCATGTCTCTGCTACACGTATTCTATGTGGAGCTCTAGTTTTCCCTACTATTGCCACAATAGTTGGCAAGCTGATGTTCAGCAGTGTTAACTCAAATTTACAAAGGACAATCTTG GGTGGAATTGCTTTTGTTGCTATAAAAGGAGCTTTTAAGGTCTACTTCAAACAGCAGCAATATTTGCGCCAAGCTCACcgtaaaattttaaattatcctGAGCAAGAAGGAGCATAA
- the MARCHF5 gene encoding E3 ubiquitin-protein ligase MARCHF5 isoform X1 yields the protein MSEQTGLAVPQTMDRSCWVCFATDEDDRTAEWVRPCRCRGSTKWVHQTCLQRWVDEKQRGNSTARVACPQCNAEYLIVFPKLGPVVYVLDLADRLISKACPFAAAGIMVGSIYWTAVTYGAVTVMQVVGHKEGLDVMERADPLFLLIGLPTIPVMLILGKMIRWEDYVLRLWRKYSNKLQILNSIFPGIGCPVPRIPAEANPLADHVSATRILCGALVFPTIATIVGKLMFSSVNSNLQRTILGGIAFVAIKGAFKVYFKQQQYLRQAHRKILNYPEQEGA from the exons aagctgctgggtttgttttgctaCTGATGAGGATGATCGGACAGCAGAGTGGGTGAGACCTTGCAGGTGCAGGGGCTCTACGAAATGGGTTCATCAGACTTGTCTACAGCGCTGGGTggatgaaaagcaaagaggaaacaGTACTGCTAGAGTTGCTTGTCCTCAGTGCAATGCAGAATATTTAATAGTATTTCCAAAGCTAG GTCCAGTTGTTTACGTTTTGGATCTTGCAGATCGACTGATCTCAAAGGCATGTCCGTTTGCTGCAGCTGGAATAATGGTGGGCTCTATATACTGGACAGCTGTTACATATGGAGCTGTGACAGTGATGCAG GTTGTGGGTCACAAAGAAGGTCTTGATGTCATGGAGAGAGCTGatcctttgtttcttttgattGGACTTCCCACTATCCCAGTCATGCTAATATTGGGCAAAATGATTCGTTGGGAGGACTATGTGCTCAGACTGTGGCGCAAATACTCTAATAAGCTACAAATTTTGAACAGCATATTTCCAG GCATTGGATGTCCTGTTCCTCGTATTCCAGCAGAGGCCAATCCTTTGGCAGATCATGTCTCTGCTACACGTATTCTATGTGGAGCTCTAGTTTTCCCTACTATTGCCACAATAGTTGGCAAGCTGATGTTCAGCAGTGTTAACTCAAATTTACAAAGGACAATCTTG GGTGGAATTGCTTTTGTTGCTATAAAAGGAGCTTTTAAGGTCTACTTCAAACAGCAGCAATATTTGCGCCAAGCTCACcgtaaaattttaaattatcctGAGCAAGAAGGAGCATAA